In Haliotis asinina isolate JCU_RB_2024 chromosome 15, JCU_Hal_asi_v2, whole genome shotgun sequence, the sequence ctatatggcggtggcctgtaaataatgaagtctggaccagacaaccagtgatcaacagtatgagcatctacTCGCTGACTCCGCACAgatcagctggaatattgctgtgaatatgtgttaagcaacaaacacagaaaaacaacaacacatgtGCTTTGACCTCATATTTGGAACACAATGATTTATAATCATAATACGTGGTCACATTACCCCCACAGGTTTGTCTGAACCACAATTCTACATAATGTCTTTAGGGTTGAAAGAAAAAGTCACAATAACATCTTATACACACTTTCAACACATGCGTTGGTACCAGCATAAGAAttagaaacactgaacacatTTGCAAAACTATTATTGATATAACCAGAATGCACAATGCAGAAATGTCTTGTGATGAAAATGTCTTTTCCTTTAACATTTTTCGAAAAACATATAATTTAGTGATTTTCTGAACATAAATCAAATTAAAcgcattatttgtttttctgCACATATTTCTACACATTGTTGTAACCATTAGAAATAACCACAACGCGCATCTTGTTTAGAAATTATGGAGGACTGTATAAAATCCtttgaaaaacacaacaaatgcAGTAATGCATTGATTGCACATTCTAGGAGGTTTCAAAGTATACTGAGGGGCAAAGGAAACGATGTTGTATTTATGCAGTTAAAATTTGAGAGTACTGATTTTAAATTTGATTGTGTCTTTTCACTATCGCGCATTCCAGCAACCCCAAATGAATTTGCAGCCTCATGCCCCTCCCATGTTTGAATTGTTGGGGAAAAGCAAATTTATTAATATCCAAGATATCTGTCAGAAGAGGCGAATTATGCGAAAAATATTTGATCTATTATTTATTAGTGTTTAAATCAAACTGTTTAAAAGAAACATGTTGAGGTAGTCTTTGATTACTGACTGAGCGTTAATGGTAAATTTTTATATAATAAAGCTAGCTTATGGCATTTTGTATATTACACTCGTGTGTATTGCACTTGGCATATTCGACCCCCAGTCGAGAGCACGTGGTCAGAACATTAGCAGATGCTTAATCACCGTTTCCTGAACGACCACGTGGCCAGGCTCATTAGATGCGTCAACGTGACGCAATGTTAACTCATTACAAAGAGAAACGGTCACATGATATGCTTTTACGTATGGTAGAAGGGTGTATATAAACACTGTCGATTTCAGGATTGTCAGTATCACTTCGGCTTCCAGTCAGACATCTCAACTCTTCGTTCGCTCGCATCAGCTGATTCAAGGTAAGGTCGACAAATCTGTTCATTTTATAAACGTCTGTAACTATCCTTGAAGGTTCGGGTAAGaatcgatcttcagtaacccaaacttgacgtaagaggcgactgacggaatcgggtggtcaggctctctgacttgattgacacatcccaattgcgtagatcgattatttacatgcccCCGACATATACATTGCCGCGCCATACTGTCACCAGTCTCAGATACGGAACTAAAAACGCACTTTCTTTCAATTCCTTGTTTCTATCAAGGAACGTCCGCCGAATATCTTACAAACGTAAATACTGGTATTCTCTGGAGTAACATAGCATTATTCCCATCAAACGAAAACTGAAAAAGTAAAAAAGTTAAAGGTTGCTttagattccagcaatatattaAGCACATGTTTATACGCTTGTAGAAATCAACAATGGCTCCCACCAACGTTCTCGCTATGTTCCGCCCTGCTCAGGTCCAGGAATTCAAAGAGGTGAGTGAAGATGTCATTTTTCTATGAATATCTCGTGTACATAGGAATTACACAACACTGACAATTTGCAATAAACAGAGTTCCTGTCAAGAAACGTATTTTATGCAATGTACAGTATATCCACAACAAACAGGCGAATTACATGTCTGGGAATGTGAAATGAGTCTGTATTTATGATGAAGTCAGTGATGGtacttttgaaatgaaaagaCCGTGAAGCGAAAATTGCAGCAACAAGAAAATACCCTGTAATGTGATTCGAGTTTGAAACAGAGAATTTCTGGGTTTAAGAATCGGGTGTTAAGCTTTAGAAAATATACTTAATTAATGAACATTCAAATACGGGcgacacatacagacagacttGGGGACACAACAAACGAGTACACTACTCTTTGAATTTATGAAGTTCCCCTGCGCACAGAATTATTAATCCATGTCTATGTCATATACATTTCAGGCCTTTGCCCTGATCGACGTCAACAGGGACGGCATTATCCAGGTTGATGACCTTAAAAGCATCTACGCCAACCTGGGTAAGAATACTAATGTAGCATATCAAACAGAAATAGGTATTCTTACGTGGAATATTTAAGGTAAGTGGGGTCTCGAGTAATGTTTCATGATCTAGTACCATATCAGAGTCATACTGGGATTATACAGCGGATAGGAATCGTAGTTACCTCACAAAATTATGTTACTTGGTAGTACTTACGTTTCTTCAAAGTCGGTCGAATATTGGGCCACGTCGTTATAACATGTAAGGCCTGACTTGTAGAAACAACGAcaaagcctagtggttaaagcgtttgaaGACCGGATTCGTgacctacatgggtacaatatatgaatcaCTATCTTGGTGTTCAAAaccgtggtattgctgaaatattgctaaaagcggcgtagaaaCAAACattctcactcagtcactcatttgACTGTTGGAGGTCAGGTATTCAAGTAACGTTGTTGCTACACCGGCTTCTCTGTCTCTTTCAAAAACACCTTTAAGAATGTCGAAAAAGAATCAGTTTAATTATGAAGCTCATGATAATTGTTAACGTTGCACTCATCGCCTTCTTCCTTGATATTCCCAGGGAAGGTTCCATCAGATGCCGAACTTCAGGAGATGCTGAAGGAAGCCCCTGGTCCACTCAACTTCACCACCTTCCTCAACATGTTCGGGGAGAAGATGGGAGGTAGGTCACTTGGCAGTGTTATGACAAAGCCTTAACTTCAAATGCTGTGTTCGTATAGTCACCCAGtaaagaacaaacaataaaCCAGTGACGCAAATGAAAAAGAAAGAGAAAAGAAACGATCTCCACGATAAGTAATGTTTACCGCTGTCACTGAACAGGGTTCAAGACATCCCCGAAGAGCATTCTTTCAACCAATGCTTTCAataatgaatttgtttttcttcttcaaGGAACTGATTCTGAAGAGACAATCAAGAATGCTTTCGCTATGTTTGACGAAGATGGAAAAGGAACTCTTCCTGAGGATTAGTAAGTATTTGAAATACTGTGCTGATAATTTCCGGAGAAGATCAAACAAACAAGTCCCTGACGATTAATCAAATCACGCCTTTTGAAGTCATGGAGTAAAACGCTTTGATTAATAAAGATGTGTAAAATTATCATAGATAAGATAgtatatagatagatattgCGTTGACTGCCAAGATCTGACTGGCTAATGTCTCTGATCTTTACTCGGCCTTTCATCGTGGATTCGTTTGTTCATATTAAACTAACATACCATTCCTTAAAAGAGGCTTTCAAATCAATTCATTATGTTGCTATGGTAGATTGAGTGCATTGCGGTTAATCTGAAGCTCATTCATCACGTTATGTCTTTTCGTTCTACCTCAGCATCAAGGATCTCCTGCAGAACATGGGAGATAACTTTACCCAAGATGAGGTGAGTTTACGAAATAGATTTTTTATAGTTTTCAGTGCGATATTCAGACCAAGgtcattttacagaaaatgggAGCCTACTTTGGAAttcagaatttattttagacCCACTAAGCAGTATGTCAATAACAACGTTCAAAGGAGTTCTTTACGATTGTAATCGGATCTTCGCAGAAAGAAAATGATGCGATTTACAGATCGAGGTCATTTTACAGAAAAGGGGACACTACTATGGAATTACTGCGAGTACTGACACCGTTATGAAAGCCACCTTGGTTTCATCAATATCTCGCTAAAAGTGCAACTGGCTTCCGACATATTTACATATCTATAAGACGACTTATTTCTTGGACAGCTCGGATGCTGTTCGGCTTAGTTTTGTATAAGTGAATTGGTTTTGTTGTCACCATAGAAATGCATATATACTTATATGATTTAAAAATTGATAATAATCTGTGTTTTTTAATTCCAGATCAAAATGACATGGAAGGAAGCACCTATCGCCAAGGGGCAGTTCAACTACGTGGCCTTTACCGGCAAGCTGAAGGGCAAACAGGACGAGGAGGAGATGAAGGCGTAAACATTGCCCTTATAAAAAAACCTTAACCTACATTGACGTTATACGTAACTTTGAACTCGTTCTAGTGTCGTTGCCACGGCATACCAATCGCAAAACACATCACAATGAAATATATCTGTCTCGATAAGTTACTCTGACGTGCCGACAATGTCAAGGTGTACATACGATGCATTATTGAacatatttattaatttatctaatctttaaaacatttttaaaacaattataTCGGACGAATACCAGTATGGATGATTGTCAAGTGAACGAATGTGTGCCATACCTGTAGATATGTTTGTATTTATACATGCTCAGCAATAAACATGATTAGAACTGGACTtgctctctgtctctctcttacCAATTCTGTATCCGAAGAACAGGATGGGTAGTTACATAGTTACATTGCTTTTTCTGCTACAATATgtgtgacgtttcggtgtaggtgctaacaccgttatcaagcaagtagTTGGttatttaatgccgcactcaccaatgtacagctatatggaggcggtctgtaaataatcgagtctggatcagacaatccagtgatcaacaacaagagcatcaatctataAAATTGGGATACGATCACATCTCTGAACCAATCGATGAACCTGagcacccggatcttcacgggttatcaAGCATGTAATGATATCCACAGACATAACCCCATTCTTTATCATACCTACTTTTAAACGTCACTCAAAGAAGCTGTATGTGATAAActgacacatatatatttaccagtCATGCCAAGATAGAGATACTCTTTCAAATTGTCTTGCATAAATGTCAATCCGGCTGTTATTGTAAATGAATACATAATTGTTTTAGTTATTGAGCACAGCACATCGCACCTATATTGTATCGTACATTGTacatgggcctgtggccttccTATTGAATAAAGATGTAACCCGGCTGTTGATTTTGTATGCTACGTCAGTGTTACTAAATTGTAGTTTCGTGGTTTCAGTGTACATCCTTTATGGTGTAGCACAAGGACTACTCGAAGATGTTCTAACTGAGAATACTGGTTTATTGTCCCTTTGGCGTACTGATTGTATATGAGATCATCATTTCTAATACATTTAATGAATTTTTGAATGCCAACTTCTGTATACAGACGAACACTACATTCCGAAACATATGCTCCCGAGGAAGGAGTACCAAATCAGAAACATGTGTTTCCCATGAACAGAAAGCTGACATAATCACTTCTGAAAGCCATTCTGAATTGATACCGTTAGGAAGTTGACTGACAATACCTTTTcggttcatcatcatcatcatcatcatcatcatcatcatcatcatcaccaccaccaccatcatcgtcgtcgtcgtcggcgtcaccatcatcacactgttattATAACTTCTATAATCGTCAGTGTGATGGGAATcagtgtgtgtgcgcgcgcgtgtgtgtgtgtgtgttatccTGAATACCACAGTGCCATGACAGAATTTCATTCAGATTTCGTATATTCAAGTTCAGAATGATGTCCGATGCAGCTGGCTATTTTCATTTCATCCCCGCACATTTGTTGGTCAGCATGCGCACTCCTTTCAGAAAACACCCGCTATTGTTTCACAAAATACTGTCACgctatagttggaatattacaacAGACGTCTTAAACCAGAGAACTGTTAAGATCATGAAGGGGTTTTGTCCATTATGTTGCGCCATCTTGATCGAGTCTACAAAATCAATATCAACTTGTGTCATGATAGAACTGTCCTAGAAAACAACTCTTAAAATACTCACCACCAGAGCAAAATATTATCCCAACCCGCAACTTGTTCCAGTGGATGTTCGTCATAACCTTTGAAATCAATGAAAGAGTTTTTACCAGCAGCGTATCTTACGTCTCTGTGATTGATTATGTCAGCATCTCGTCGATCATTACGGACGATTTTGTTCTACAATGAACAAATGACCCTTATCTCTACATCAAATATTGTATCAGTTTCTAATACATACTGcgatatgtttttcaaacagtAAATATCGTTCTTGTAGGAATAGCACGATGATAGAGAATGTCAACAATAGTCTAAAATCAGAAAAGTTGACACAATTTAACTGTCCACATCGATACAGTTGCGATGTAAATACTCAAGCTTACATGCAATCAAAGTCTGATTTCAAGGCTTGCTACAGTGAAAACCCTGAATCATATTGAAGCAAACACGCTCAAGATCATCAACAAAGGTAGATCTTTTGAATTTTTATAAATATCGCTGTGCAACAGAAATCGTTTCCAATCAATATCTCCAGGTGAAAGCTTCTGTATGTTCATGAAGGGACATACGTACATACTTCAAGTTTAGCCAAGATCGACAATCGCAAATAAAACGAAATTATGAGGGTACTAAGCTTCGAAACAAACGTAGCTATATATATGTTCAACACATCGCAGCTCTTACTACTGTAGCAACTGATGATAATTCAGTTTACCTAAATTTATTTGAAGATACTCGTGTGACAAAAATGATCTCCCTTCAACTGTGGCAGAAAATGATCAAAGATCTattgtgattttagttttatgccgctttagtTGTATTCCAGCAGGATTGTTCTCTATTCGCCTACATATCAAACAGCGctgggaaaaagtggtttcaacagctatgcagcgctgcgctcataacgcatgcgtaGTGAGTAGGtacgcggagcttgaaacagtatgcctgtccggagtatgaggtcgtgagcagtagtctaatcttggttgtgtacataagcaagtaaataatctactcgttgcaTAAAGACATGTTgtttgtgataagcagactgtgtcacagagaaaactcaatgtctggtttattgacacctatatgtctgcctgcctgtctgctaaagacaatatgcagtgCACAAATTCATTTACTgtccatttgcaatttgaaattaacacctatcgggcttataaataaataaataaagagcCGGCTAAACGtgtcggcaaatgaaccagtgaccaatgacaaggcgtcgtcacacatgagtgcacatccaccggccctgactgggttcggtatcgcggctgctttgTTTCGAGCAGCGATACTCTACAACccctatataggctccctgtttcgagggaggtaaaaccaagtacaaaatattgcacttttgatttgcgattagacgcttataattttgtttatttgttttttcacaattagcaatgcattttatatatcatgaacaaatgacaactgtgtttgaaataattatgtttgatgttttgattgcatgtgacctgtaaAGTTTGTCTCTGTTTGTGTTGAGATCATCGTTATAAATCTGCTGGATGGGCTGTATCTCACCACAAACACGTTGTCTCAGTCAGGTGAGACGTCTGGTCTCTTCTTCAATCAACAGAGGAGGAAGATAGGGgtgggagggggagggggaggtgTGTGTACAGAAGGCACATGGTCGCCAATGGTACTGCGTTTACCTTTACACTGATCTATGACGCACTTCTAGTGTCTGGCTTTTTGTCTCCCAACATTATTCAGTCTCGCGGCATTCATACTATATCTGTCTACCCCTCCTCTCTGAGACAAAATGAACTCTGCCCTCTGCAGGTTAGCCATTGTGACTACCAGGCTCATTataatagtgtgtgtgtgtgtgtgtgtgtgtgtgtgtgtgtgtgtgtgtggttgagcATTTTCTAATCCTAAttagcctacattgtttttgcatGCATCATAGGTTGAAGGAGAACAGATCTTTTAAAGCCTAAataatatcacgacgggggacaccagaaccagaaatgaacttcacacattaaacCACATTAAACGGCCAGAACCTGCACTAACATTCCTTTTAAAAGAAGAAGTATTTTATATAAATACCTTTTACCTGTATTGTATATAtgcattttaatatttattgtggCCTTTTTTGTGTATGTGTCTCTCATGAATCGTTGTGCGATTGGTCGTATACAATTTTATGTTGTCAAATTTTATATATTGTAATGAATTTTATTTGTCTACGAATGAGACGTTAATaaacatttctttctttctttcttaaacctatgttgggaatggaacccgggtcatcaacgtgacgagcgaatgctataacaactaggctacctaACTGCCCCGAACTTAGATCTAGGAGCAGGATATAGCTGCATTATTTTATTGTAACATACTCAGTGCTAGGTTTGCCACAGAAACGAAAAAAGATATTGAATTGCTTTCAGAAATTCAATATCACTTTAAATTTCGTGGAAGGATTTAAAAATGAGCTGAAAAGGATTGGCCAGTGCGAAATCACGTCTGATCGAATGAGACTGTAAAATTCGAACGAgaaaacacattcacacacataaaACGTCTGTGCTTAAAGCACAGTCGAGTGTGCAGTTGTGACTGTTTGGTTCAGATGTATTACAGCCGTACgctgttgtttgtaaacaagtcgccctggtccagacaatccagtgattgtcaccatgcggTACGCTGACTATTTAATATGTTTACACCTACACACGTTTTTGTTGGGAAGTATTGGTTTAAGTTGCTAAGAATGAAATACCTTTGATGTCTTCAGCATctttatacaatacatgttaAAACTGCGAAGCATAAATGGAAACTGGGAATCCGATGTAACAAATGTCTTTCATCTACATTGATAAGTCACTATGTTGGAAAAGTCTAAAGCTAATGTTTTCATATACCATCAATCACATGCTGCTACAAAATGTGTCAAAAGAGGTTCGCGATTTATGGTCACTCGTCCAGGTTCAGTTTATCACGCGAAAACAACAGACGAAGATGACTTATTCATTCGAAGGCgcacaatttaaacaaaaaGGGAATGATTACACTCAATATACAGATTTCAACAGAGTGGGTAACGCATAGTAATGTTCTAGAAATATCTAAGACATAAGCTTTGTTCAGTCTAACACAGACCTGCATTGTTGTTCCATGTCACAATAAACACATGAACTGGATTTTCATGCGCACCATTTCTACAGAAAACGAGCTcgttttaaaagaaaataatacacTACGTAAAAAGTTTAGTATTAATATTTTTCTAATATTTGGTTGATCAATTAccacaaataacatgtttttattCGCACCATTTCTGCGTTCTACTTTCTAAGTTAGctctttttaaaagaaatataaacaatattatTTGTTAATTATTCATATACTTTCATTTAGCTCTAATATCCATATCGCCTGCTCAAAGACGCTttgttttcccctcgatcattggatgtcagtctcaactccaTGGGGTCATACAACTCCTGCAGCCACTATGCGCACAGAggtaatgtggctttcccatccttaggATCACACCTGGGTGAACGGGGGCTCATAGTCACAGTagtttgtccaagtttactgcacgttgctgtacccgcaactaagtgtttgcatgtatatatgtggcCACCAGTTGGTCATACACCAagggatttgtgggttcttttaagtgcacagggttgtgcacTGTACAATAGAGGATGCGACagcactgaaagagtctgcacaccaaGTTGACACCAATTTTCTTTCGCCCGTTCCCCATGTGGACTCGACCCTGTCACGCTTGGTGGATCACTAACCTGGCGCCTTATCCAGCTCGGCCACCATGTCCCCaccaaaatacaaaaataaaaatgaaataacaaataatatacattcCACAATTTGTTCAGTATTAATAGTTTTCTACACAATATGGTTATGTTTAAACTGAATGATCATAGACTAATATCCGCTACTTACAGATAATTTCGTAATATTTGAAGAAATAACAAGCCACCTGAGAAACTTGTACACCTGCTTTGTGGTCAGAGACGAATATTTGACCTTTGGCAGTTACATTTAATGACTACAGAAATGATGGCTCTTTATCACATCACAAGCATTTTTCAGAACTGTACACATCGTTTCCAAATGATCACGCTTAACGCCATGTTTGGTTTTATACTCCCTGGTTAATAAAGGAAAGAATACaatatgtgtttttttaaaaactaaacataTCACCTGATACCGAAAAGCATTGACAGCAAGCAAGGCAGGATGTTTAAGACAGTTTCAATTGCATGCTTGTTAGATGtatgagtgaatgcttttatGAAAATCAAAAGAGAGGATAGCATCTAATGATGTTGCATTAATAATTCTGTAAAAGACAAATATCATTATCTGCTTGCATGTCTAGCATATTATACTatatgtaaaacatatttaaaagaattctGTTTgaatttttcaaactgtttgaaatttcatttcaaaatgttgcggttttatttatttaccgAGCCATGATGATAAGAAAATTGTATATATGAAAGGCACTATTGACCTGGGGCCTCCTCAATACTGACGATCGATTGAGTGTGCAGTGACATACATTTCCCTGCCGTCTGCTGTATTCAGTCTGTTGCGTGACGCTACGTACACCTCCCCCCCtcaccaccccccccccccacccccccccgtCGTCGTATAATGTGTCTTTCAAGACCCTGACCTAACACACAGCATGTGTGTCAGAGTAGTGTATATTGCAGACGTGTTTATTTCAGTTTGCACATTCGACCCCCAGCCGAGAGCACGTGGTCAGAACATTAAACGATGCTCAAATCACCGTTTCCTGAACGACCACGTGGCCAGGCTCATTAGATGCGTCAACGTGACGCAATGTTGACTCATTACAAAGAGAAACGGTCACACGATATGCTTTTACGTATGGTAGACGGGTGTATATAAACACTGTCGATTTCAGGATTGTCAGTATCACTTCGGCTTCCAGTCAGACATCTCTACTCTTCGTTCGCTCGCATCAGCTGATTCAAGGTAAGGTCGACAAATCTTTTTTCATATTCAAGAAAGTGTATTTGTAACTATGCCAAAAGCCGTTTCACCTCGCTGTTCAAGATCGGAATTAGATTACACTAAATTGTATCAATTCTACTTCGGATATATTCAGGGAAACCAGTCAAATACACCGAATTCGACCGGAATTACCAGATCACGAATGCTCGTAATCGTTCCAGAAAAGTCGTCCTGATCACAACCAAAAGACAAAGGTTGCCGAAAGAAGATGTAATTTTagatttgatattttatatattacagTAGTGTAATATATAACTTACTTTAAATATATACGTTTTTCTTTGCTTGCAGATATCAACAATGGCTCCCACCAACGTTCTCGCTATGTTCCGCCCTGCTCAGGTTCAGGAATTTAAAGAGGTGAGTGATGTCAACTCCTAACTGTACAGGTACTTAGGAATGATGGGACTTGTAATCAAAATTCAGACgttattttttaaattcctTGCTTACTATGCTCCTGTAGTAAAGGTTCCAAGCAGAACTGCTGTCAAACACGTAATACTGTGAAGAACATGTTCCCTGTAACAAATGAGATCCATCAAATAGCgaataagtgagtgggtgagtttggttttatgacgCACCAAACAATATGTGGTCTGTAGATGTGTTATGTCTGGGTTTGTGTTATGTACATTTATGAATAtatcttgtttgtttcaggCCTTTGCCCTGATCGACGTCAACAGGGACGGCATCATACAGGTTGATGACCTGAAGAGCATCTACGCCAACCTGGGTAAGTGCGGACTTACATAGAAATTTTCATATAATTAGATCCTATAAACAGAACGagataaaaataatacaaaatatctTCATGAAGAAAGGTGAACAGCCTAGTGGGAGAATCGTTCGTTAGTTACGACGATGGAAAGAGTTCGATTCCATTCTTGGCAAACTTCCAGGAAGTCCTTTTTGGTGTCAGGCGCTGTCATATTGgtggaatgaatgagtttagttttacgccgcaccctgTAATATTCCGGTTATATGGTGGGATAAATAAAATAGAATAACAATAAATATCTGTGACTAACCCAGGGAGCAATAACATGAACATTAATACACGCAtttggtatacgatgacatgtctccgcccagtcaatgagcctgaccatccgatccccttAGGCTCATACTGGAATATAACCTAAAAGGCCTCGATCAGTACACGTTATAAACCTGCCATCAGTGGTTATGGCGTTTGTTTACCAAACTGTCGAATGAGAACTGTAGGCTTGCTGTATGTTAATTAAGCTGGTGCGACAACGACTGTTTTGTCTCCTTTGAAAAACACCTTTGACGAAGTCATTAGAGAGCCGAGTTAATTCTTACTTTATCCACTCCTCACTCTCTCAGTTTGGTCCTTGATCTTTCCAGGAAAGGTTCCATCTGACGCTGAACTTCAGGAGATGCTGAAGGAAGCCCCTGGTCCACTCAACTTCACCACCTTCCTCAACATGTTCGGGGAGAAGATGGGAGGTAGGTGAAATGGCCGTGCTTAAGACAACAAAATTACATTCTTATAGTTTTGTTGTAGATACAAAATGTAATTCTGCTGATAAACGTGGGACGTAATGGTTCCAAATAAGTGATGATCTTAAAAGAgatttcttttttcttcttcaAGGTACTGATTCAGAAGAGACAATCAAGAATGCTTTCGCCATGTTTGATGAAGATGGCAAAGGCACACTCCCCGAGGACTAGTAAGCATTTCAAATACCATATCATAACATTTACGGCATTTCGGCTAGCGTTGTTCTTGAGTGGGATACATTTCCGAAACGACCCCTTAGATGCCATCTATAAAAGCGTCATTTAAAATAAAGTGTTTTACAAAACTGAATATATTTTGGTTGTCCAAATTAACAAAATTGTCAAAAATGTCCTTCATCTGCACCCAGGAATCGATTAAGTGTTTGATTCCATAGTCTGACCTTGGGCCTGCTTGGAACTGTCTATAGCAACAGATTAAACTGTCATGCCGTTATAACATTGGTCAAAAGGAGCCTTAAATTCAATTGAATCATCACTGACAAGTTCATTATGGCTTATGAGAAGCTCACTAACCATATCATCCTTTCATCCTACTTCAGCATCAAGGATCTCCTGCAGAACATGGGAGATAACTTCACGCAAGATGAAGTAAgtttaaatataa encodes:
- the LOC137265467 gene encoding myosin regulatory light chain B, smooth adductor muscle-like isoform X2, with the translated sequence MAPTNVLAMFRPAQVQEFKEAFALIDVNRDGIIQVDDLKSIYANLGKVPSDAELQEMLKEAPGPLNFTTFLNMFGEKMGGTDSEETIKNAFAMFDEDGKGTLPEDYIKDLLQNMGDNFTQDEIKMTWKEAPIAKGQFNYVAFTGKLKGKQDEEEMKA
- the LOC137265467 gene encoding myosin regulatory light chain B, smooth adductor muscle-like isoform X1; protein product: MAPTNVLAMFRPAQVQEFKEAFALIDVNRDGIIQVDDLKSIYANLGKVPSDAELQEMLKEAPGPLNFTTFLNMFGEKMGGTDSEETIKNAFAMFDEDGKGTLPEDYIKDLLQNMGDNFTQDEIKMTWKEAPIAKGQFNYVAFTGKLKGKQDEEEMKA
- the LOC137265467 gene encoding myosin regulatory light chain B, smooth adductor muscle-like isoform X4 codes for the protein MAPTNVLAMFRPAQVQEFKEAFALIDVNRDGIIQVDDLKSIYANLGKVPSDAELQEMLKEAPGPLNFTTFLNMFGEKMGGTDSEETIKNAFAMFDEDGKGTLPEDYIKDLLQNMGDNFTQDEIKMTWKEAPIAKGQFNYVAFTGKLKGKQDEEEMKA
- the LOC137265467 gene encoding myosin regulatory light chain B, smooth adductor muscle-like isoform X3, with the translated sequence MAPTNVLAMFRPAQVQEFKEAFALIDVNRDGIIQVDDLKSIYANLGKVPSDAELQEMLKEAPGPLNFTTFLNMFGEKMGGTDSEETIKNAFAMFDEDGKGTLPEDYIKDLLQNMGDNFTQDEIKMTWKEAPIAKGQFNYVAFTGKLKGKQDEEEMKA